The Aedes aegypti strain LVP_AGWG chromosome 3, AaegL5.0 Primary Assembly, whole genome shotgun sequence genome contains a region encoding:
- the LOC5567215 gene encoding pickpocket protein 28: MFIASRFQRSMDRVRSQSDDFFSHTSVHGLKYLASASGRRSPIERILWAVIFLVSISTCAILAREIYRRWQQTPVIVGINERMTSIWEIPFPGMTICPDLPLTNFTVGCDGHCKITKTFVAESTCHTINSLSMQEMFQPDLLTNARNYPYLRGINIKSNWDLDNGYDNSLSFEDNYHSYPKRFILGMGGQFLDIDIKYRKSDFVNIDGKTQFFSIILHLPNEYPQKINGFHTVPAGQSFVLHLSPQMMITSEELRSYPPHKRQCFYQDEKQLKYFKHYTESNCKLEWYNNRSEQCNCTMFPVPNQKNRKLCSLFDDNADCLIDSWHSLTNLTLVNQMKQLQNYKLEKLSEEACMPPCTSIYYDADIALLTSNSIKPSEHYVTTTLRAQFRSPQFVAWKRRELFSTTDLIASIGGLAGLFVGASLLSIVELIYFFSIRPIIAGKRLTYEVPPESEEDYRRAAHSQLIGGKGN; encoded by the exons ATGTTCATTGCGTCCCGTTTCCAGCGTTCGATGGATCGCGTCCGATCTCAGTCAGACGACTTCTTCTCACATACGTCGGTTCACGGTTTGAAGTACCTTGCGTCCGCTTCCGGTCGACGATCACCCATCGAGAGAATACTTTGGGCTGTGATATTCCTGGTCTCAATTTCAACGTGTGCGATTTTGGCACGAGAAATCTACCGACGGTGGCAGCAAACTCCGGTTATTGTAGGCATCAACGAACGCATGACCTCGATTTGGGAGATTCCATTTCCTGGCATGACTATCTGCCCAGACCTCCCATTGACTAATTTTACAGTGGGCTGCGATGGACACTGCAAAATTACAAAAACCTTCGTGGCAGAGTCCACTTGTCACACGATCAACTCACTTTCCATGCAGGAAATGTTTCAGCCGGACCTTCTGACAAATGCTAGGAATTACCCCTATCTTCGTGGTATTAATATAAAGTCCAACTGGGATCTCGATAATGGATACGATAACAGCTTGAGCTTTGAAGATAACTATCACTCCTATCCAAAGCGGTTTATCCTAGGCATGGGTGGCCAGTTTCTGGATATAGATATTAAATATCGCAAAAGTGATTTCGTCAATATAGACGGTAAGACTCAGTTCTTCTCGATCATTCTACACCTCCCAAATGAGTATCCACAAAAGATCAATGGGTTTCACACGGTACCAGCTGGTCAAAGCTTCGTATTGCACTTATCGCCTCAAATGATGATTACTTCGGAGGAACTTCGAAGCTATCCGCCCCATAAACGGCAATGCTTTTACCAGGATGAAAAACAactcaaatatttcaaacattacacgGAATCTAACTGCAAACTCGAATGGTACAATAACCGTAGTGAACAATGCAACTGTACAATGTTTCCAGTCCCGAATCAGAAGAACCGAAAGTTATGCAGCCTTTTTGATGACAATGCCGATTGTTTGATCGATTCTTGGCACTCTCTGACGAACCTTACTTTGGTGAACCAAATGAAACAGCTGCAAAACTATAAACTGGAGAAGCTATCGGAGGAAGCTTGCATGCCACCGTGCACTTCCATATACTACGATGCCGATATTGCACTGTTGACTTCGAACTCCATCAAACCCTCGGAACA CTACGTCACCACTACGCTGAGAGCTCAATTCCGATCGCCACAGTTTGTGGCGTGGAAGCGTCGTGAGCTGTTCAGTACGACCGATCTCATAGCCAGCATCGGGGGACTGGCGGGACTTTTTGTCGGCGCAAGTCTGCTGAGCATCGTGGAGCTGATTTATTTCTTCAGCATTCGACCCATTATCGCAGGCAAACGGCTGACGTACGAGGTTCCACCCGAAAGCGAAGAAGATTACCGAAGAGCGGCGCATTCGCAGCTGATTGGAGGGAAAGGCAATTGA